The genomic region TATTTGTTCATTTACATGGAgggtgggattttttttttttttaccggtAATAGTTATTTTTGGCCTTTTTGTGATTGATATCTTTCTGAGATGCTCCATAGGAAACGACACTTGAAGAGATCTGGGATGATGAGCGGAGAAAGGAACACCTCCATTGGACCCTTCTGTTTTCTCAGTTGATTGCACAGTGGGCACAGTGGTTAGGTATTCATTATTTTTGTTGTCAATAAGACCTTACCGTTTTACTGGAAAATCTTTCCTCAACTTTGCTCGTAAGGGATGGGGCATTATACGGCCAAATTTTTAGAACATGATGTAACCAAATAAACAGCAACCTTGAAGTTTCTGCCATTCTTGACCTTACTATAGAATTATTCTTAGAAAGTTAACCACTTGATAAGCAACCTATAATTAAGTGAAATATCCTAAAGAGCGGCAATATATTCGTTGGACGAGGTAAAAGTACCCTGAGGATCATTCAACACTCTATTGAGGAGTTATATATGGTTAAAATTAATATGACATAGCTCATTCCTCATATTTCGGATCCTGATCATTTTACTGTTTATACACTGAATTTTGCTCTGTAATATAGACAGTGGGAATATACTTTTAGTTTTGGAACTTAATTCTTTATGGTTTTCTCTTTGTAGCAAGTATTGTTCTTGGATCTGGATCGCTTATTGGACGGCTTTTGACCTTCTTTACAAGTACACAAAATGGAGCAAGCGCTAAGTTGTTTGCTCCTCCCCTTAGTCCTCTGCAAGTATGTGATCTGATCTTGATATCCATCTGAGAATGAAATGTCTATATCtttatgatatatatttttgctCTTGGGGTATACCCAAGGGGTGTGGGCTCATTTATAAGTTCTCTATCTTCTTTCATTTTCAGGAGTGTGGGCtggtttaaaatttaaatacatgaatttgaaaCTTAGATGATTTTGGCTTGCTAACTGTTGGGGATCAAAATGAACTATTGAATACTTCATCACTTTCGGGTTGATATGTGATGAAAATTTGATCTGTTATTGGAAGCTGGTagtttctcatttttcttttggcttTGGGCTTTGAGGATGGTGTAATTCCTTATAGTAGATCTCTTCGTTGCTCTTGACCCTcaatttgatttttagttgTTAGGAGAACATGTCTTCTATATTGATGTTTGGAACAATGGGATGACTACTATTATactgtttatgcatcattgatCTGTATAGATTGTAtaatataacttttttttaatatggtgTTCACTTGCATGGGTATTTGTGTCCTCTAGGAAGCAAGACTCAGATATCTACGACAAAGGCTTCAAGTACCCTTTGATGGTTCTCGCATGGAGCATCAAGTAGGTCTTTTTCCCATTTGACagcattttgatcatttttctGTTGGTGTTACAAGTACTACTGTATACTCTGGTTTGttattatcattattttctttgattttggcTGGCCTTTCATGCCCAAAATGTCTAAACTTATGCTCTTTGTTCAGAGAAATTTAAGTATTTACAGTTAGATTGTTTGTTTAACTTTAGTCCAAGATGTGCACCCCTGGTATTCTTCTCATACGAATTCTGGATGCAGTCTCCATGAAGAAATTGGGAAAACATTGAACATTGTTTTTgtaaataaagaagaataccttttatatatatgtgtgagtGAGTGTGTACATATACGTACGtacgtacatacatacatacatacgtacatacatacatacatacattgtAATCAATGTCCGAATAGTTTTTAAAAATACAAGGGTTGTCTGTACTATTACTGGACATTGaagtaattaatttaattttttttatttcaatattaaaaacaaattgaGTTCGTTGATTGCAGGATGCGCTCTTAGAGTTATGGAGGTTGGCTTATCCGGATAAGGAGCTCCCACCTCTTCAATCAGACCTTTGGAAACAGATGGGCTGGCAAGGTTCAGACCCTTCAACAGATTTTAGGTACGTGGTTTAAACAAGATAAAAGTATTGTGAAGTGAGTCGcatgtatttttgttttgtcatatgttctttgtgaaaaaaaaaaaatgataacgATAAATTTCCAACCTTATTTGTAGAGGTGGGGGATTTATATCATTGGAGAATCTTATCTTTTTTGCCCGACAGTATCCGGTTTGTCTCCTTctaacttattattattatttttttcaattatatattttcCAGTTACTTCAAGATTTATCCTAGTGTTTTCTTTTGTAAcctttaattcattaatttgacaaaaaaaaaaaaaacctttaattcattaagcttgaAATTCTTTGGCCCTTACTGTTCTGATAATTAATGTGATTTTAGTTTTCTAGTCAAAGATTTGTCTTATGACTTGCAAATGAACACTGATTGCTACATAACTAAACTTTTCATTCCAAGGCTGAGTGGAGAATCGTCTCAGCATATGAAATTTTGGGTTTCACAGATATTAATGATTCTGAAGTTGGAAATTTTCCTCAGTTGCCTTCAATTTTAGAGTAGGCTCTGTGGGAAGGACGAAAATATCGGCCTTATCTGGGATATCAGTAGATTGAGTGCTCAGAGTTACAGAAATGTCAACGAATATTGTGGCAGGGGTAGATTTTTAGCATCCTACTTTTTTAGCGGTGGTATCAAGGCTCTGTTTTGGATGCCATCGCTGTGGTAAACTCGAAGTCTCGCCCTTTTttatgatttggtgaattagtAGTCCCCATTATTATCTTCACGTCCAAGAAAAGAAGGGTTTGAGTTCATTGTATTACATGGGAGAAATGCTTTTGGCTTTGGATGCTGGGACTGTTTTCTATTGGGTTAAGTGCTGGAAGGAGATgctgatttttcttttcattctaACTAGAATAATACAACTTCCTTCAGATTGACTCTTTCTTATTATGGCTGTTTATCTTCTGTGTTTCCCAGCATCTGTCTTACAGTTCTCTTGTATATTCAAACCTTCTAGCTTATTGCATACATTACATGACAAGAAGCGCTGGCGTTAATTTTGTTAGGCTTTGATGCATGTGCATATGCATACAAAGAGTTCCTTTCAATGCTTCAATGCGTATGGTTGTCAAAATTTTGCTTTCTTTTGGAAATAGCATGCAAGATTTTGTATTGTAATTAAGTATTCATTTTGTTCCGTGTTTCCGCAGAAGTCATGAAAGGGTTAATGAGTTTCTGAGTTTATCCTCTTACAGGAATCATTCCAGAGATTGTTGCACAAGCAAGATGGAACTAGAGCTGAGTGGGAATATCCCTTTGCTGTAGCTGGCATcaatatttcttttgttttggcaCAAATGTTGGATCTTCAATCAGGTACCGATAAATTTTTAAGTGAGAGGATGGACGATCTTGTAGTGTCAGATAATTATTCGATGAGAATGCATCATCTTAGCATGTTCATCTGAAGAGTTCATTTATTCCTCCGCCAAATTCTGAATGCTGATGCTGTGTTTATAAAGAAATAATCGGATATATTTCTCTTGCAGCAAAGCCAACTACTTTGGCTGGAATCCGTTTTCTAGAACTGCTTAAAGAAGATGAGATGGCATTTGATAACCTTTATTGTGTAGCCTTCCAGATGATGGATGCTCAATGGCTCGTAAAGCGTGCTTCTTTTATGGACTTCAACGTAAATGATTTTGTCGCTCCGCCTACAAATTTAAGATACAAAGCACTGCATTCTTCTGATTCtgattctgttttaattttttccaGGATGTCATGAAGTCTACGACAAGTCAGTTAGAACGCGAGCTAGCACTCGAAGATGTCTCCAGTGTAAAAGATTTACCAGCATACAATCTGTTGAGAAGATGATCCTTTCTCTGTTGTAAAGCAAttctttactttagtgttctcATCATCTGTAATATCATAGATGAAATTCTATCTGGAAAATCCAGTAAGGTTACCAATGTAAAATACTTTCCTTATCATTCACGAAGATCTCGGATAGTTTGGGTTCCCCCTCCCTTTTTGGTTCAAGTCTTATCTCGTGATGGTCTACCCTGTCCTCCACGCAACTAGATCGGAGGTCTGGCGATTCTCTTCCCCCTCCTGCTTTTGTTAGCCACTTGTGGCTATGGAGGAGCTTCGAGCTATAAGGGACGATTACCCCCCCTTTGCTTCTATCGAAgtttcacttgttttctttttagtgaaagtttgattaaaaaaacaaatgccAATAGACATTTCATTTATTTCCAACCTAGACTACTCGAAACATGGTAACGCACT from Pyrus communis chromosome 9, drPyrComm1.1, whole genome shotgun sequence harbors:
- the LOC137746197 gene encoding uncharacterized protein isoform X2, yielding MTSRTLRKRLHHGDVDGKKMEHLETSESDDLNVPLLGNYSDRHAEETTLEEIWDDERRKEHLHWTLLFSQLIAQWAQWLASIVLGSGSLIGRLLTFFTSTQNGASAKLFAPPLSPLQEARLRYLRQRLQVPFDGSRMEHQDALLELWRLAYPDKELPPLQSDLWKQMGWQGSDPSTDFRGGGFISLENLIFFARQYPESFQRLLHKQDGTRAEWEYPFAVAGINISFVLAQMLDLQSAKPTTLAGIRFLELLKEDEMAFDNLYCVAFQMMDAQWLVKRASFMDFNDVMKSTTSQLERELALEDVSSVKDLPAYNLLRR
- the LOC137746197 gene encoding uncharacterized protein isoform X1 encodes the protein MVCLEMQCDYIGSAMTSRTLRKRLHHGDVDGKKMEHLETSESDDLNVPLLGNYSDRHAEETTLEEIWDDERRKEHLHWTLLFSQLIAQWAQWLASIVLGSGSLIGRLLTFFTSTQNGASAKLFAPPLSPLQEARLRYLRQRLQVPFDGSRMEHQDALLELWRLAYPDKELPPLQSDLWKQMGWQGSDPSTDFRGGGFISLENLIFFARQYPESFQRLLHKQDGTRAEWEYPFAVAGINISFVLAQMLDLQSAKPTTLAGIRFLELLKEDEMAFDNLYCVAFQMMDAQWLVKRASFMDFNDVMKSTTSQLERELALEDVSSVKDLPAYNLLRR